GCATACTCCCCATTCCACATACCCTTATCAATACTTGGTAGTATGAAAATTTACTCATTTTGgcctatataaatattttgaagtgttaACTAATAGTTATAGTTAGATAGTATTTTCCTAAGATCCCTTCTGGTCATGTTATTGTGGTCATCATATCAATGCCAAATCTTACCAAATAACAAACGAAAAGACATAAAAAATCCTTCTACAGCTTACAATAAATTTacttttcctcaaaaaaatatgCTACAGGggtgagattgtagctcagtggtagagtacttgcttagcatgtgtgaggcactgagtctgagcctcagcaccacataaaaataaaaaaagaaaagaaaggtattatatccatctataactaagaaaaatattttttaaaatatgctacatAGTCAATATTGGCCCATGAACCCATACATCAGTCCATAAAAGAAGAATGGGGACATGGCCCCAGtgctgtatttattttcttatgttcatGAACCAATGTTACTTAAAAAGCAAACTACCCAATGTTCAAGCCAAAGAAAATACTCTAGGTTTGGCCAGGCAAAATGCCTGAGGAGAAATGAGTCAATTCATACAAAATTCAAAACTGTCTATGGTCAGTGACATTTTCATGAAAATCTGTGGGTGGgtaaaagtttttcaaaattccttttttcTATTGGATAAAAATCATCcaggaaaaataagcaaaatttaaGTGGCAGCCCACATTCCCCCTAATTCCCTTATTAACACTCTCTAACCCCCCAGCACAACTGCTTGCAATTGTGCACAAAGGCAAGTACTGGCCTTTCCCACCCTGGCAACAGAATCCCATGCCCCTGATCACTCTGTCCTGATCAGATAAGTTTTCCCAGCAGAGGCACTAACTGAGCATGCCTGGTCTCATTCAAAACATACCTTCCTGGGAACACTATCAGGCCAGGCACTGCACACCCTTAAACTTAATGGCAGAAAGACCTATGTATGGCAAAAACATTCTCAGTGTGCGCTCTATTGGAACCATTACTATGGATACAGTTAGAGACGGTTGACATAAAATGTGTCTCTGGGTTAGACTTTATGTTGTCCTCCTACACAAATCAACAGTTTGAAAAAGAGACAAATTCTGGGTCTCCATGACTTGTTCTAACTTGGAAATCTATAACTTTAACCATTTCAGGAAAACTTATCAGAATTCCACATAGTTACACTGGGAATGCCCCCACAGTTTTTTTAACTCCAAGATTTACCAAGGTTGGGAATGGGTAAACAAAGGAAGGTCAAAATAGAATGATTCAGCACATAGAAATTGCTTTACTTAATAGACAGCAGTGAATGGACTTGAGTCCTTTTAAATATAATACTGCCATATCCCAGTTTCTGATTTAGCTGAGGTCTGTCTGTCTGCCATGGCCTTTACTTCTCAAGGCGTTTTTGTCCATGGCTGGGAATACCTCTGCCATTGAGCCAGGCCTGCAAAGAGAGCTTTGCACAGAAGCAGTAAGAATGAGATCTACAGAACGTTGGGATTATTTGggtggggaaaggaaaagaaccTATCCTCTTCTTACAGTAATTGAACCAAATAAGTAATTCATAACCCTCCCCTGGTTTTGCCGCCTACAGTCCTGAGTGATCAGAACCCTAGAGTTCTGGGTAAAGCTGGAGAGTCATAATCAGAAATTCTGAAAATGCATTCTCCCATGCAGGAAAGGGAATTTGGCACTGAGGGAGGACACCAGTGGCAGCCTCTTCCTGTAAGCAGGCTGTAGCCCTCTGACACACCCTCCATTTACCATAACTTCCACAAGCTCTTTGTGCTTCTTGTAGTCATGGTCACCAAACACAAAGGGGTCATCTGCCCTTTCCTGGGTCAATAAGCAATTGAGTGAAAATGATGAGTAACTCTATCATGGAAAACTAAAAGCAGTTAAGAATACGTGAAATAGACTGGACCTTTTCATTGAAACTGCTCCTAGCCTTTGCAGCATGTGACACAGCCACAAAAAGCCAAAGATCACTTCTCCAAAAGAAGCATGTGGTCATTTTACTTGGCAGGATCTTTAGCTTTGATTCAACTACCTTCTGATTTTAAAGCAATGAAACATCCCAGTGTTAAAAGTTCTTTGTGTCTGGATTCCAAATGTGTAAACattcattttttcaaaagcaGAAGAATACATTATTTCAGGTGGGCATCCACTTTAAGCACAATGTCTTCTATCCATGGACTACACCTTGAGAGGAATGCAAAATTTTCATGCAAAACATTCACTGCCAGTAGGCTACAGTCCTACAAATCAAGCAGATGACGAGTAAGTCAAGGGTCTTCAGAAGAAATGAAGTCCATAATATGTATGTTTATGTGAAAATGGATTTCTTCttgctataaatatatattcccaaGACTGGAATTGCAGCATTAGTCAGGTCCTAAGAAACCCTGCCTTGGATAAACATATTTGCACTATGATATGTGTAAGTAAATGGTTTGTGGTTCTAGATTTAATATGCTATTAAATTAGCAACCTGCATTTTGCAAAGATTCCATCTAGAAGTGGGGAGTGGGCAGATTAAGAGAAAAATTACCTCCCATACCCATCCTGAACAGTACAATAAAGAGCTATGCAGAGGTCTGCAAACATTTACCTTTCAGCTTATTCTTTCACTcaactatttctatttttactattCAGCATGCACTTCAGCAAAAGTCAACCTTATAAAGTTACACATCTTTAAAAAGTCTGGGAACAGTGGGAAAATGGGGAAATCCTGttgcataaaaattaattttgcaatacagaaaaaaatttctttggatAATTCAAGGCTTTATGTTTATTTCAGTAAAACCAAATCCAGTAAACTATTTTCAGCCAGGATTAGTCAGAACTGAAAGGTTGGACTGTTTTCCTTCAGAAACTGAATGTCTTTCTTGCCTGCAATAGGATGGTGTGTTCCAAACAGAGTAAATGGAATTGCCTACAATTGCCTGTCTCTTTCTGGCATTTTTAATGCAGAACCCTACTGAAAGAGTGAGGTTTTGCCTCCTGGAATGTAATCATTCCTTTCACTCATAGAACCTGACATTCTCACAATATATCACCTTCAGGTTTTCCTTAAGAAAAATCACAACATGGGGCATAATGTAACCATGAGAAATGCAATTTCATTCCAccaaaaattcttaaaactctTTCAAAAATACCTACTGGATGGTGAAAAGGTGCTTCTAATACTTACATTACAGATATCACCTGTTTGGTTTGCTTTTACATGAATCAGAGAACCTGGCTAATCTACAATGAGACATAAACATGGTCCAGATTCTCTATATCACGACATGCTATAAAGAgaagggactggggttggggaATCACAGTCCAGAtaagttcctttttaaaataatttatatatttcacatatttagtGACCTCCACCATACTCATTATCCAGAGAGCACACAGAATTCTCAGATTTTAACTCTGAAGAAATATTCCTGCCCATCTAAATTAATATAAACCATATGTTCTTCTTCTTCCAAGAGTTAAGTAAGCTGTCAGATTGTGCAAAGCCATCCCTGTGATCCCAAGGGTGATGTCCCACTTGTAAACCCTGAGGGCTTCTCTAAGGTGTGAAATTATTGTGAAATAGTTTAAGAATCATGTTATTCAAATATAGTAAATTTTGCCCAGAAACAGAGTTCTAGGACTGATGCCGGGAAAAGGGGAAGGCAGGGAAAAGTGACACCAGGCCCACTTCTTTCAATGCCAAAGGTATATTAGGCACATTCCCTAATCCACTCCCTCCTTATATCTTTCCACAAACTCTCTCCTTAAAATTAGGTGAGATCCCTCCAGGTTCTGCTTTGTGGTATCCTCTGGTGTTTTTATGCTGGCTATAAATCATTAACTAGTCCCATAACTGGAAAGTACAGTGTGCAGGCGTGTAGGTACATGTAGCAATAATTTTACTAGCCAATTTGCTAAGTGGTAAGTTCCTTTCTTAAATATCAGAACACCCCTTTCCCCCACTCCAAGTCTCACCCAGTTtttggagggaaagaaaaatctgAGTATTTGCTTTGGAAGAGAGCTAAAGCTCGCTGGTGGTGTGACGTGTGTTCCTTTGCTCTTGCACGTCCACGCACATTAAGGAAGCTCCAGTTTGTGCCTGGCCagcatttttttcaagattacgGACAGTGGGGCAGCCTGGCCTTCCCTGCTGATCATGTACCCTTTCAGAAGAGAATCTAGAAATGGAGAGAAACCAGCAGCCACTAGCCATCAGAAGAACCTTTCCCTTCCTCTAGCTAAAGACGTATCCAATCTCATggacatccccagcaccacacatccAAACccacaaatgaagaaactgtcCTCAGACCTGTGGGCCAAGTTTAGAAAAATACACACATGAAATACAAATGCTAGGCCTTGGAGAAAGGTCACTCCTGGGCTTCAGAAACTCACCGTACACTTGTTGGGCTTCTCCCCAGAGTGGACCCTCATGTGGATCAGCAGTTTATAGCGGGCGTTGAAAGGCTTGTACCTTCTAGGGCAGCCAGCCCAGAAGCAAGTGAAGTCTTCCCCCTTTCGCTGATCAATGTGGACCTTCTCGATGTGCCGCACAAGTTCCTCCTGCTGGTCATACAAGGCGCTGCAATCTATCCAGCGACAACAGTGCTTGCCCCCACCATCATCCATCTCTCCATCATCGTCCAGGGTGGCTTGAGGCAGTGCCAGTGGCTGGCTGTGGGCCACTAGCTCTGGGTGATGAAGGTGAGGGTGGGCATGGTAGGGTGGTGGGGGACCTTGAGGCGGTGGCAAGGGAGGTAGGGGGGGAGCAGGTGGCAGATCCAGGGTACCACCTGGGAAGTCCTCCAGTCGCTCAGTCTTGAGCATGCCAGAAGGTTGGCCTTCAGGGCCCGGCAGGCCATGCTGCACCACCATATTGTTGACCTGCCCGGGCTGAAGGCCACCGTGCTCCAGCTGTTGCATGCGCTCATACTCCAGTACTCCATCATCACCATAGGCCGGTAGCGCTAGGCCACCACTGGTCACCAGCACGCCCTTCTGGCTGCCAGGTACTGCACATGGCTGGGGAATACAGCTGCCGCGTACCCCCAGGAAATGCCCGTAGACCTCTGGCTGCGGGGACATGTTGGCTGGGGATGCCCTCGGCCCATTGATATAGGCAACCAAGGACGTGGGTGAGGTGCGGATGATGGTATTGAAGTCTATCCCGATGCCATCTGACAAGGGCGACAAGGACAGTGCTCTCTTCTTTGAGCGGGCCGAGTGGGATCTGGTGGATGAATGCCGGGGACTAGGGTAAGGAGAGTGGGTATTTTCCATGCCAAAAAGATAGGATGGCAATGAGTTAGAGACGCTATTGCTGGACATGGATGTCCCCGGAGGAAGGCCAAGGAAGTCCCCTAGATCCACACCATTCTGAGAGCTATGGTTGGAGGAAAGTGAAGGCAGAGCCCTGTAGCCCTGAGACCACTCTTGTTTCACACTCAAGGCCGATTGACTTTCCGTGAGACTCAAAGTCGTGGATGCCAGAGACTCCCGTGAAATAAGGGACCTGGAACAGCAgccagaagagaagaaaaaaaataacattttaacagGATATGGATTGCTTAAGAGCTAAAAGAACACTGCACTTACAATCCCTTATGTATTTCCCCTAATTACATTCTCCACCAAACACACATTCTTGGGTTCAGATAAAATCCAAGGCTTTTCGTTCCAGGTAAATAATATTTTCCCAAGAAGCACAATAAAAGCTAAGGCTtactgaaataataaaacaaaagatatatTGTTATAATCTCAGAactttaattataataaatagtgcttgctttattttcaaatatctcttTTAATGTAGGGGGAAATTAAAGACCTGGGGAAAATTATTAATGTCTGTCACAGCAAACCAAATAATCAAGTATTTGttaagtacctactgtgtgcagtATGGTATGATAGGCTTTGCAGCGCATACAAATCTAAACAGAGTACCAGCCTTTAAGTAACATCTATTTGGGGAGGTAACATTAAActttacttcattaaaaaaaaaaaaaaagagtaaatccTTAAAGTCAAAGCATAGTCCAAGGGATTCAGAAGCTTTACAATTTAGTTTCACTGATATTAACAATTagtaagataataataataataataataattaaagagcAATTTATACTGTCAGTACTCAGTTACAATATCAAATCATCCCAGTaggtgaaaaatatatataaaacacatggaCTGGTttcaattcttaattttttaaataaaacatagctATAATATATAAGGAGTTTAAACTAAAATCAAGTCATATTTAGAATTACATGCTGGGGCCATGTAAGGTTTAATCACACTTGCTTGCCTTGGGTTTTTG
This portion of the Ictidomys tridecemlineatus isolate mIctTri1 chromosome 4, mIctTri1.hap1, whole genome shotgun sequence genome encodes:
- the Glis3 gene encoding zinc finger protein GLIS3 isoform X5, giving the protein MNGRSCSMSLHRTSGTPQGPGMVSGQHIPPIRAHSGTPGPSSCGSTPSPAIGSLVNSLHLKMPSGGGMAPQNTLTESSVHLPALSPRRQVLTNGKPRFQVTQAGGMSGSHTLKPKQQEFGNPFSPNPGKGALGFGPQCKSIGKGSCNNLVVTSSPMMVQRLGPISPPASQVSTACKQISPSLQRAVNAANLNIPPSDTRSLISRESLASTTLSLTESQSALSVKQEWSQGYRALPSLSSNHSSQNGVDLGDFLGLPPGTSMSSNSVSNSLPSYLFGMENTHSPYPSPRHSSTRSHSARSKKRALSLSPLSDGIGIDFNTIIRTSPTSLVAYINGPRASPANMSPQPEVYGHFLGVRGSCIPQPCAVPGSQKGVLVTSGGLALPAYGDDGVLEYERMQQLEHGGLQPGQVNNMVVQHGLPGPEGQPSGMLKTERLEDFPGGTLDLPPAPPLPPLPPPQGPPPPYHAHPHLHHPELVAHSQPLALPQATLDDDGEMDDGGGKHCCRWIDCSALYDQQEELVRHIEKVHIDQRKGEDFTCFWAGCPRRYKPFNARYKLLIHMRVHSGEKPNKCTVSEDEIVHLLL